From one Misgurnus anguillicaudatus chromosome 2, ASM2758022v2, whole genome shotgun sequence genomic stretch:
- the LOC141349014 gene encoding nucleolar protein 9-like, with translation MIEKMKAKGQRYFKEEQKTPKKRTAQGSSGGDGVGKRARLDAMTVGYFRRVSERLKEGFTEEEEKDLFVENVLSEVKGKAGLVAMDMTGSLALEKLLSLATTVQVGEMLAELGGETGSEFKDVACNQCGGHVMESALRQAHRWTEKNGAEETSDVTQTEEEDCGILEVQVQRLCGVIRENILDFIKDPHGSHVLRTLIHVLGGCLTSEPSDAKQVKRDKRSESELTDFEIPTSFWWELKYLSDSLMENVNVCATNPSASATLQTLLTVCHRKRPILCKKINKCIMGYLTSLSSAPGVSPLLVFLKDPSCSHLIQTIFKFSHKALLRNVYRDHLKDQLMSLALHPIANYTIQTLISVSSSLRVFLKIFDELMEGFEAVLAAGHMGVVVQLVESCVQWEEKQDALLQRLLQAFHCSDPASRHTSCLPLFLSLLAYEVYYNTETAEGDTVTQRSLSICYHGSRLVQALAKFKDRSILMNSLHGLSSSDLLTLGTDSMGSHALQSLLTSVSDKGRGKFLRKLEELYVQLACSRCGSRLLEAVWNSATISQRQSIAEKLVPSESQLRSDQFARHVWAKFGLTHFVKRRAAWLEVQTGESKKRKMFSEILE, from the exons ATGATTGAGAAGATGAAGGCTAAAGGTCAAAGGTattttaaagaagaacagaAGACACCGAAGAAACGCACCGCGCAGGGCAGCAGCGGGGGTGATGGAGTCGGGAAGAGAGCGCGACTGGATGCGATGACCGTGGGTTACTTCCGGCGCGTCAGCGAGCGGCTCAAAGAGGGATTCACTGAAGAAGAGGAGAAAG ATCTGTTTGTGGAGAATGTTCTGTCAGAGGTGAAGGGCAAAGCCGGTCTTGTTGCCATGGATATGACGGGCAGTCTGGCTCTGGAGAAGCTGCTGTCATTGGCTACGACCGTTCAGGTGGGAGAAATGCTGGCAGAACTGGGCGGAGAGACGGGGTCAGAGTTCAAAGATGTAGCGTGTAATCAGTGTGGAGGTCATGTGATGGAGAGCGCTTTGAGACAGGCACACAGGTGGACAG aGAAAAATGGTGCAGAAGAGACATCAGATGTCACACAGACAGAAGAAGAGGATTGTGGGATATTGGAGGTTCAGGTTCAGCGTCTGTGTGGAGTGATCAGAGAAAATATCCTGGATTTCATCAAAGACCCTCACGGATCTCATGTGCTCCGAACGCTTATACATGTGCTGGGAGGCTGTTTGACTTCAGAACCTTCTGATGCTAAACAAG tgaaaAGAGACAAAAGGTCTGAAAGTGAGCTGACAGATTTTGAGATACCAACATCATTCTGGTGGGAGCTGAAATATCTCTCTGATTCTCTGATGGAAAACGTCAACG TCTGTGCCACGAATCCCAGCGCCAGTGCCACGCTTCAAACGCTCCTGACAGTGTGTCACAGAAAGAGACCCATACTgtgtaaaaaaatcaacaagTGCATCATGGGATACCTGACATCACTCAGCTCTGCTCCTGGAGTCAG TCCACTTCTGGTGTTTCTGAAAGACCCGTCCTGCAGTCACCTCATCCAAACCATCTTCAAGTTCTCCCATAAGGCTCTGCTGCGTAACGTCTACAGGGATCACCTGAAAGATCAGCTGATGTCTCTGGCCCTTCATCCCATCGCAAACTACACCATCCAAACGCTGATCTCAGTCTCCAGCAGTCTCAGAGTG TTCCTGAAGATCTTTGATGAATTGATGGAGGGCTTTGAGGCGGTGCTCGCCGCTGGACACATGGGAGTTGTAGTGCAGCTTGTAGAGAGCTGTGTGCAGTGGGAGGAGAAACAGGACGCACTCCTACAGCGCCTCCTACAG GCATTTCATTGCAGTGATCCGGCATCTCGTCATACAAGCTGTCTGCCTTTGTTTCTGTCTTTACTGGCGTATGAGGTTTATTACAACACAGAAACAGCAGAGGGCGACACAGTCACACAG CGCTCTCTGTCCATATGTTATCATGGCTCTCGACTGGTTCAAGCTTTGGCCAAATTCAAAGACAGATCGATACTGATGAACAGTTTACACGGTCTGAGCTCGAGCGATCTGCTGACCCTCGGCACCGACTCCATGGGCAGCCACGCGTTACAGTCGCTGCTGACGTCAGTCAGTGATAAAGGAAGAGGAAAATTCCTGAGAAAACTGGAG GAGCTTTATGTTCAGTTGGCCTGTTCAAGATGTGGCAGTCGTCTATTAGAAGCCGTGTGGAACAGCGCCACCATCAGTCAGAGACAAAGCATTGCTGAGAAACTAG TGCCCAGTGAATCTCAGCTCAGATCTGATCAGTTTGCACGCCACGTTTGGGCCAAATTCGGTCTGACGCACTTTGTGAAGCGCCGTGCCGCCTGGCTGGAGGTTCAGACGGGAGAGTCGAAGAAAAGGAAGATGTTTAGTGAAATTCTGGAGTAA